One window of Flavobacterium ammonificans genomic DNA carries:
- the rlmN gene encoding 23S rRNA (adenine(2503)-C(2))-methyltransferase RlmN → MQIEKKDIRALSKEQLRDFFVSNGDKAFRGNQVYEWLWSKGAHTFEDMTNVAKPTRQMLEDHFVINHIKVDTMQRSEDGTVKNAVRLHDGLIVESVLIPTETRTTACVSSQVGCSLDCNFCATARLKRMRNLEPGEIYDQVVAIDRESRLYYNHPLSNIVFMGMGEPLMNYNNVIKAIDMITSPEGLGMSPKRIMVSTSGVPKMIKKLADDGVKFKLAVSLHSAIDEIRSRIMPFSENFPLADLREALEYWYRKTKSKISYEYVVWKGINDDKASVDALVKFCKYVPCKVNLIEYNPIDDGEFQQASEEAIAAYIKGLEAIGVVVKVRRSRGKDIDAACGQLANKS, encoded by the coding sequence ATGCAAATCGAGAAAAAAGACATACGAGCCTTATCCAAAGAGCAATTGCGAGATTTTTTTGTTTCCAATGGGGACAAAGCCTTTCGTGGCAACCAAGTTTATGAATGGTTATGGAGCAAAGGCGCACATACTTTTGAAGATATGACCAATGTGGCTAAACCCACTCGACAGATGCTTGAAGATCATTTTGTTATCAATCATATCAAAGTGGACACGATGCAACGAAGTGAAGACGGAACGGTTAAAAATGCTGTTCGTTTGCATGATGGATTAATTGTAGAATCCGTTTTAATTCCTACTGAAACTCGGACTACGGCTTGTGTTTCCAGTCAGGTGGGTTGTAGTTTGGATTGTAATTTTTGTGCTACTGCTCGTTTAAAGCGAATGCGTAATTTGGAGCCAGGTGAAATCTATGACCAAGTGGTCGCTATTGATAGAGAAAGTCGTTTGTATTACAATCATCCCTTATCGAATATTGTTTTTATGGGTATGGGAGAGCCTTTAATGAACTATAATAATGTCATCAAAGCAATTGATATGATCACTTCGCCTGAAGGTTTAGGAATGTCTCCCAAACGAATTATGGTGTCAACATCGGGTGTGCCCAAAATGATTAAGAAATTAGCGGATGATGGTGTCAAATTCAAATTAGCAGTTTCTTTACACTCGGCAATTGATGAAATTCGTTCCCGAATTATGCCTTTCAGCGAAAATTTCCCTTTAGCAGATTTGCGTGAAGCCTTAGAATATTGGTATCGAAAAACCAAAAGTAAAATTTCTTATGAATATGTAGTTTGGAAAGGAATCAATGACGATAAAGCTTCGGTAGATGCCTTAGTTAAATTTTGCAAATATGTTCCTTGTAAGGTAAATTTAATTGAATACAATCCAATTGATGATGGCGAATTCCAGCAAGCCTCAGAAGAAGCTATCGCAGCTTACATAAAAGGATTAGAAGCGATTGGAGTAGTAGTTAAAGTAAGAAGAAGTCGCGGAAAAGATATCGATGCGGCTTGTGGACAATTGGCGAATAAATCCTAA
- the pepE gene encoding dipeptidase PepE — protein MKNLLLASTSTLYKGDYLEYLLPELELHFKDCKTVLFIPYARSGGITHEEYTTKVALAFAKINITVKGIHQFENPIEAIEKAEGIFTGGGNTFVLVSQLYKYKVMEVLAQKLKSGTPYLGTSAGSNIAGLTMQTTNDMPIVYPQSFQTLGMIPFNLNPHYIDNDKPSNHMGETREDRIKEFHSFNSIPVLGLREGSWLEIKGEAITLKGNLKARLFRQKQEPEELESGSDLSYIK, from the coding sequence ATGAAAAACCTACTCCTAGCAAGTACTTCTACTCTTTATAAAGGTGATTATTTAGAATACTTACTTCCTGAATTAGAACTTCATTTTAAAGACTGCAAAACGGTTTTATTTATTCCTTATGCTCGATCTGGAGGAATAACTCACGAGGAATACACCACCAAAGTAGCTTTGGCTTTCGCCAAAATAAATATAACCGTAAAAGGCATTCATCAGTTTGAAAATCCGATAGAGGCAATAGAAAAAGCGGAAGGAATATTTACTGGTGGCGGAAATACTTTTGTATTGGTTTCGCAATTGTACAAATACAAAGTCATGGAAGTTTTAGCTCAAAAACTAAAAAGTGGCACACCTTATTTAGGAACTAGTGCTGGAAGTAATATTGCAGGATTGACAATGCAAACTACAAATGATATGCCTATCGTTTATCCGCAAAGCTTTCAAACTTTAGGAATGATTCCTTTTAATTTAAATCCGCATTATATCGATAATGACAAGCCCTCCAATCACATGGGAGAAACCCGAGAAGATCGAATTAAGGAATTTCATTCATTCAATTCTATTCCTGTTTTAGGATTACGTGAAGGAAGTTGGCTAGAGATAAAAGGAGAAGCAATTACATTGAAAGGCAATCTCAAAGCACGTCTTTTTAGACAAAAACAAGAGCCTGAGGAATTAGAAAGCGGTTCCGATTTAAGCTATATAAAATAA
- a CDS encoding polyprenyl synthetase family protein gives MNITSQIKQPILNEMELFEKKFFESMSSNVALLNRITYYIVNRKGKQMRPMFVFLTAKMVSDGIVNERTYRGASVIELIHTATLVHDDVVDDSNRRRGFFSLNALWKNKIAVLVGDYLLSKGLLLSIDYGDFDLLRIISVAVREMSEGELLQIEKARRLDITEAVYYEIIRKKTATLIASCCALGAQSVIEDEVQVKNMHLFGELIGMAFQIKDDLFDYTEDAIGKPTGIDIKEQKMTLPLIHVLNNCTPKEKSWLINSIKNHNKDKKRVKEVIAFVKNNNGLAYAEQKMLQFQQEALQLLVNYPDSPFKDALILMVNYVIERKI, from the coding sequence ATGAATATCACATCTCAAATAAAACAACCCATACTCAATGAAATGGAACTTTTTGAAAAAAAGTTCTTTGAATCGATGTCTTCTAATGTAGCGTTGTTAAATCGAATTACGTATTACATTGTCAATCGAAAAGGAAAACAAATGCGTCCGATGTTTGTGTTCTTGACGGCCAAAATGGTTTCTGATGGAATAGTAAATGAACGCACCTATCGAGGAGCTTCTGTAATTGAATTGATTCATACGGCGACTTTAGTTCATGACGATGTAGTAGATGATAGTAATCGTCGACGTGGATTTTTCTCATTAAATGCACTTTGGAAGAATAAAATTGCGGTATTAGTAGGCGATTATTTACTCTCAAAAGGATTATTGCTTTCAATTGATTATGGAGATTTTGATTTATTACGAATTATATCCGTAGCAGTTCGTGAAATGAGCGAAGGAGAATTACTCCAAATCGAAAAAGCACGAAGATTAGATATTACTGAAGCTGTTTATTACGAAATTATACGCAAGAAAACAGCAACCTTAATTGCATCTTGTTGTGCTTTGGGTGCGCAATCAGTTATAGAAGATGAAGTTCAGGTTAAGAATATGCACTTATTTGGAGAGCTGATTGGAATGGCATTTCAAATCAAAGATGATTTATTTGATTATACTGAAGATGCTATTGGGAAACCAACAGGAATTGATATTAAGGAACAGAAAATGACTTTACCCTTAATTCATGTTTTAAATAATTGTACTCCTAAAGAAAAAAGTTGGCTCATCAATTCCATAAAAAACCACAATAAGGACAAAAAACGAGTTAAAGAAGTGATTGCTTTTGTTAAGAATAATAATGGTTTGGCTTACGCCGAACAAAAAATGCTTCAATTCCAACAAGAAGCCTTACAACTGCTAGTTAATTACCCCGATTCTCCCTTTAAAGACGCTTTAATCTTAATGGTAAATTACGTCATAGAAAGAAAAATATAG
- a CDS encoding O-methyltransferase, with translation MHFISQELEDYIEQHSEKEPQLLADLNKETYQKILLPRMLSGHFQGRVLSMLSKLIRPVNILEIGTYTGYSALCLCEGMQDKGQLHTIDIKEELVDFQRKHFDKSTWGKQIVQHLGEAVDIIPNLNMKFDLVFIDADKENYINYFEMIVPKMNKGGIILSDNVLWSGKVLEPLQKNDLSTQVLLEYNQLLKNDPRVETVLLPIRDGLTVSRIL, from the coding sequence ATGCACTTCATTTCTCAAGAACTCGAAGATTATATCGAACAACATTCTGAAAAAGAACCGCAACTTTTAGCGGATTTGAACAAAGAAACCTATCAGAAAATTTTGTTGCCCAGAATGCTGAGCGGACATTTTCAGGGACGTGTTTTGAGTATGTTGTCTAAATTGATTCGACCAGTAAACATTCTTGAAATTGGCACCTACACCGGCTATTCGGCTTTGTGTTTGTGCGAGGGGATGCAAGACAAAGGACAATTACACACCATTGATATTAAAGAAGAATTAGTTGATTTTCAGCGTAAACATTTTGATAAATCGACTTGGGGAAAGCAAATTGTCCAGCATTTGGGTGAAGCCGTTGATATTATCCCTAATCTTAACATGAAATTCGATTTGGTCTTTATTGATGCGGATAAAGAAAACTACATTAATTATTTTGAAATGATTGTTCCAAAAATGAATAAAGGCGGTATCATTTTATCAGATAATGTGTTGTGGAGCGGCAAAGTTTTGGAACCGCTACAAAAAAACGATTTGAGTACTCAAGTACTTTTAGAATACAATCAATTACTTAAAAATGACCCAAGAGTAGAAACGGTTTTATTACCTATTCGAGATGGATTAACTGTTTCGAGAATTCTTTAG
- a CDS encoding response regulator has product MKIYKRKIVLIEDDKALGNSILELLLFNNFEVTWFDDSIKALDYLSQNFPDLIISDLMMPGMNGEDLYLNIRKNKKFTVVPFIIITANIDDEVKLRQLEHGVNDYIMKPFQIKELILKVNNVLELRKNIEKNFGIDPFSKVTIKLSEKDFLTSLNEALLKDIKVRPNLDELSKNLFISKSTLDKRIRKLTNKNISQYIREFKIQYAMKLIDLGERNIQFLVDQTGFGSFSYFSTSFKSYLNISPRDYIKSVQSSQIEE; this is encoded by the coding sequence GTGAAAATTTACAAAAGAAAAATAGTATTAATTGAAGATGATAAGGCTCTGGGAAATTCTATTTTAGAGTTGTTATTGTTCAATAATTTCGAAGTAACTTGGTTTGATGATAGCATCAAAGCATTGGATTATTTATCTCAAAATTTCCCAGATTTAATCATTAGTGATTTAATGATGCCTGGGATGAACGGCGAGGACTTATACCTAAATATAAGAAAGAATAAAAAATTCACCGTTGTTCCCTTTATAATTATTACTGCCAATATTGATGATGAAGTCAAATTACGCCAATTAGAACATGGGGTAAATGATTACATTATGAAACCATTTCAAATTAAAGAATTGATATTAAAAGTAAATAATGTTTTGGAGCTTAGAAAAAACATTGAAAAAAACTTTGGTATTGATCCGTTTTCAAAAGTCACAATAAAATTGTCCGAAAAGGATTTTCTAACTTCGCTCAACGAGGCTTTACTGAAAGACATTAAAGTTAGACCTAACTTAGATGAATTATCAAAAAACTTGTTTATTAGTAAGTCTACATTAGACAAGAGAATCCGAAAATTAACCAATAAAAATATAAGTCAATACATTCGTGAATTTAAAATTCAATACGCAATGAAATTAATTGACTTGGGCGAAAGAAACATACAGTTTTTAGTAGATCAGACAGGTTTTGGATCGTTTTCATATTTTTCAACAAGTTTTAAATCTTATTTAAATATTTCTCCAAGAGACTATATTAAATCCGTTCAATCTTCTCAAATAGAAGAATAA
- a CDS encoding GNAT family N-acetyltransferase has protein sequence MNYSIQKIAPFDTYPVRHLVLRFGKPIETCHFNGDDLPTTHHFGYYLNGTLVGVISLFEIGNDHFSKQKSYQIRGMAVLSSHQKQGIGEALVQKAEDFCLSQNAALIWFNARTSAVGFYEKMGYVTIGSEFEITDVGPHFLMYKAVTKK, from the coding sequence ATGAACTATTCAATTCAAAAAATTGCCCCATTTGACACTTATCCCGTTAGACATTTAGTTTTACGCTTTGGAAAACCTATTGAAACTTGTCATTTTAACGGTGATGATTTACCTACCACACATCATTTTGGGTATTATTTAAACGGAACACTTGTTGGCGTTATCTCATTATTTGAAATTGGAAATGATCACTTTTCAAAACAAAAGTCATATCAAATAAGAGGTATGGCGGTTTTGAGTTCACATCAAAAACAAGGAATTGGAGAAGCCTTAGTACAAAAAGCTGAAGATTTTTGTTTGTCGCAAAACGCAGCATTAATTTGGTTCAATGCCCGAACTTCTGCGGTTGGTTTCTATGAAAAAATGGGCTATGTAACAATTGGTTCTGAATTTGAAATTACAGATGTCGGACCTCATTTTTTAATGTACAAAGCTGTAACAAAAAAGTAA
- a CDS encoding M1 family metallopeptidase, protein MKKIALLLLFPVIALAQEKPATVAPKQTGRYDTNKFSQMYDLLATPNMYRSASGAPGPAYYQQQADYKIDIELDDKNSKLMGSETVTYTNNSPDTLEYLWVQLDQNQQAKTSQTPLAESQRIDQVLPTEKFASDYLKEKPDRGFHIEYVKDVKGAPLSYTINQTMMRINLPVPMKPGTKFTFSTKWWYNINNYRKEGGRSGYEAFEKDDNKIYVIAQFYPRMAVYNDVEGWQNMQFWGTGEFALPFGNFDVNITVPADHIIEATGELTNRAEVFTPEQLKRYELAQKTFDKPVVIVTQEEATAAEKGFSDKKKTWKFSAKNVRDFGIASSRKFIFDAMAVKLSTKTVMATSVYPKEANPLWGETSTRTVAHTLKSYSSHTFDYPYPKAVSVSAEDQGMEYPMICWNFGRPDENGVTSEQVKNGMIGVIIHEVGHNFFPMIVNSDERQWSWMDEGLNTFMQYMAEQEMGTNFPSRRGPAKNIVPYMSGDQKFLEPIMSNSETIYQFGNNAYGKPATGLNILRETIMGRELFDHAFKVYANRWKFKHPTPEDFFRTMEDASAVDLDWFVRGWFYSTDFVDIGLEDVKQYYVSETATSDLKDVKVRRGRFGTEKGPFVYLVSGQNTEVNPKDKKALKIEDVKLLSDYVDQNLSAEEKANMKAPKYFYEVTFNKPGGMIMPILVELTYEDDTKESFKYPAQIWRKSNDTARKVYATQKAVKKIQIDPKLETADIDVTNNTWPKQEEKSKFE, encoded by the coding sequence ATGAAAAAAATTGCACTTTTATTACTGTTTCCAGTAATTGCATTGGCTCAGGAGAAGCCTGCTACCGTAGCTCCAAAACAAACTGGAAGATACGACACCAATAAGTTCAGTCAGATGTACGATTTGTTGGCTACGCCAAACATGTATCGTTCGGCTTCAGGAGCGCCTGGACCAGCGTATTACCAACAACAAGCAGATTATAAGATTGATATTGAATTAGACGATAAAAATTCAAAATTAATGGGTTCTGAAACGGTAACCTACACTAATAATTCACCAGATACTTTAGAGTATTTATGGGTACAATTGGATCAAAACCAACAAGCAAAAACCTCTCAAACTCCATTGGCAGAAAGCCAAAGAATAGATCAGGTTCTACCTACTGAAAAATTTGCTTCGGATTATTTAAAGGAAAAACCAGATCGTGGATTTCATATTGAATATGTAAAAGACGTGAAAGGTGCACCATTATCGTATACGATTAATCAAACGATGATGCGAATCAATTTGCCTGTTCCAATGAAGCCAGGTACTAAATTTACTTTTTCTACTAAATGGTGGTACAACATCAATAATTATAGAAAAGAAGGCGGGCGTTCAGGCTACGAAGCTTTTGAAAAAGACGATAATAAAATTTATGTTATTGCACAGTTTTATCCAAGAATGGCTGTCTATAATGACGTAGAAGGATGGCAAAACATGCAATTCTGGGGAACTGGAGAGTTTGCATTGCCTTTTGGAAACTTTGATGTAAATATTACTGTTCCAGCAGATCACATTATTGAAGCTACGGGTGAATTAACGAACCGTGCAGAAGTATTTACACCTGAGCAGTTAAAAAGATATGAATTGGCTCAAAAAACCTTTGATAAGCCAGTTGTAATTGTAACTCAAGAAGAAGCAACTGCAGCTGAAAAAGGATTTTCAGACAAGAAAAAAACTTGGAAATTCAGTGCTAAAAATGTAAGAGATTTTGGAATTGCCTCTTCAAGAAAATTTATTTTCGATGCCATGGCGGTGAAATTAAGCACTAAAACAGTTATGGCAACTTCTGTGTATCCAAAAGAAGCAAATCCGCTATGGGGAGAAACTTCTACACGAACTGTAGCGCATACATTAAAAAGTTATTCATCTCATACATTTGATTATCCTTATCCAAAAGCAGTTTCGGTTTCAGCAGAAGATCAAGGGATGGAATATCCAATGATTTGTTGGAATTTCGGACGTCCTGACGAAAATGGTGTAACAAGTGAGCAAGTTAAAAACGGAATGATAGGTGTTATTATACATGAAGTAGGACATAACTTTTTTCCAATGATTGTGAATTCAGATGAGCGTCAATGGTCATGGATGGACGAAGGGTTGAACACGTTTATGCAATATATGGCAGAACAAGAAATGGGTACTAATTTCCCTTCAAGACGTGGTCCAGCTAAAAATATTGTTCCTTACATGAGTGGTGATCAAAAATTTTTGGAGCCAATTATGTCTAATTCTGAAACGATTTATCAATTTGGAAATAATGCTTACGGAAAACCAGCAACTGGATTGAATATTTTGAGAGAAACCATCATGGGACGTGAATTATTTGATCATGCTTTTAAAGTGTATGCTAACAGATGGAAATTCAAGCACCCAACTCCAGAAGACTTTTTTAGAACAATGGAAGACGCTTCAGCCGTTGATTTGGATTGGTTTGTAAGAGGTTGGTTTTACTCAACAGATTTCGTTGATATTGGTTTGGAAGATGTTAAACAATATTATGTTTCTGAAACTGCAACTTCTGATTTAAAAGATGTAAAAGTAAGACGAGGCCGTTTTGGTACTGAAAAAGGACCTTTTGTTTATTTAGTTTCTGGACAAAATACAGAGGTGAATCCAAAGGATAAGAAAGCTTTGAAAATTGAAGATGTTAAATTACTTTCTGATTATGTAGATCAAAATTTATCAGCTGAAGAGAAAGCAAATATGAAAGCACCTAAGTATTTTTACGAGGTAACTTTTAATAAACCAGGGGGAATGATAATGCCAATTTTAGTAGAATTGACTTACGAAGATGATACTAAAGAAAGCTTTAAATACCCAGCTCAGATTTGGAGAAAAAGTAATGATACAGCCCGTAAAGTATATGCTACTCAAAAGGCCGTTAAGAAAATTCAAATCGACCCAAAATTGGAAACAGCGGATATTGATGTTACCAATAATACTTGGCCTAAACAAGAAGAAAAATCTAAGTTTGAATAA
- a CDS encoding phosphatase PAP2 family protein, protein MLEKLIQLDVQLLVFLNGLGSATYDGLWLFITKQSNWTPFFLVLLYLVYKKIGIKSTLYLLLFVTLLLVVTDQTTNLFKVTFQRLRPCNNPEINSIIRLVKPSNSFSFFSGHAANSSATMTFLFLLLKKYYRFAFLLFLFPLIFAYSRIYLGLHYPLDIVTGYLFGSTFGFVTNKLYQKYILKNSRNS, encoded by the coding sequence ATGCTTGAGAAATTAATTCAGCTGGATGTTCAATTATTAGTTTTTTTGAACGGTTTAGGTTCCGCAACTTATGACGGACTTTGGCTTTTTATTACCAAGCAATCCAATTGGACTCCATTTTTTTTAGTGCTATTGTATTTGGTTTACAAAAAAATAGGGATAAAATCTACGCTTTATTTATTGTTGTTTGTTACACTTCTATTAGTTGTAACCGATCAAACAACCAATCTTTTTAAAGTTACTTTTCAACGTTTAAGACCCTGTAATAATCCGGAAATAAATTCCATTATCCGATTGGTCAAACCGAGTAATTCGTTCAGTTTCTTTTCAGGACATGCGGCTAATTCTTCGGCAACGATGACTTTCTTATTCTTGCTTCTAAAAAAGTATTATCGATTTGCTTTTCTTTTGTTTTTATTTCCTTTGATTTTTGCCTACAGCCGAATTTATTTAGGTTTACATTATCCTTTGGATATTGTAACTGGATATTTGTTTGGTTCCACTTTTGGTTTTGTAACCAACAAATTGTATCAAAAATACATTCTAAAGAATTCTCGAAACAGTTAA
- a CDS encoding DUF6702 family protein, with product MKKTVLLAFLSFLLCSFTASEIHKFYMAIFQVNYAPEKKMLQVTSRIFIDDLNQALEKKYGKKTNIGHEKEDVEDIAILKKYFAENLFFKVNGQTKPVLFLSKEQEGDLLICYGRVADVAKFNSVEITNTILTHWNSDQQNILHFNAFGDKKTVLFTSSKKTEVLKF from the coding sequence ATGAAAAAAACAGTACTCCTTGCCTTTCTAAGTTTTTTACTATGCAGCTTTACGGCTTCTGAAATACATAAGTTTTATATGGCTATTTTTCAGGTCAACTATGCTCCTGAGAAAAAGATGCTTCAAGTGACGTCCAGAATTTTTATTGACGATTTAAATCAAGCTCTTGAAAAAAAATACGGTAAAAAAACCAATATAGGACATGAAAAAGAAGATGTTGAAGATATTGCAATACTCAAAAAATACTTTGCAGAGAATTTGTTTTTTAAAGTCAACGGTCAAACCAAACCTGTTCTTTTTTTAAGTAAGGAACAAGAAGGCGATTTGCTAATTTGTTATGGTCGTGTAGCTGATGTTGCGAAATTTAATTCGGTAGAAATCACCAATACAATCCTGACACATTGGAATTCAGATCAACAAAATATTTTGCATTTTAATGCATTTGGAGATAAAAAAACAGTACTTTTCACCTCCTCTAAAAAAACGGAGGTATTAAAATTTTAA
- a CDS encoding twin-arginine translocase TatA/TatE family subunit, translating into MFGIGGGELIFIMFIVLMLFGSDKVPEIARTVGKTMAQIKNATNDIKSEIQKGAEANGLDKQSLADLTGNITAEIDKAKENLLGDTSIVTDFSNSVNSEIKQVEEGVASVENATAVPDLSQIPDIEGPIKRQG; encoded by the coding sequence ATGTTTGGAATAGGTGGAGGCGAATTAATTTTCATCATGTTTATTGTTCTAATGCTTTTCGGTTCTGATAAAGTGCCTGAAATAGCTAGAACAGTAGGTAAAACAATGGCCCAAATTAAGAACGCTACTAATGATATCAAATCTGAGATTCAAAAAGGAGCAGAGGCGAATGGTCTTGACAAACAATCGTTAGCTGATTTGACAGGGAATATTACTGCAGAAATTGACAAAGCAAAAGAAAATTTGCTAGGAGATACAAGTATAGTTACCGATTTTTCTAATTCAGTAAATTCGGAAATTAAACAAGTAGAAGAGGGGGTTGCGAGTGTTGAAAATGCAACAGCAGTTCCTGATTTGAGTCAAATTCCAGATATAGAAGGCCCAATTAAACGTCAGGGATAA
- a CDS encoding carboxypeptidase-like regulatory domain-containing protein, which yields MVKFFCSIFFFIISQLYSQNQVPRRIEGKVAADFSNLEGIYVVNTSSEKSTTTNSEGHFSIEAKVGETLLLSAMNFKEVKIVLSESDFSKKWLVVSMQPIVNELNEVIVGSSSISAESLGIIPYGQKKYTPAERKIFTATSGFGIDPILNLISGRTNMLKKELEIEKKEGYLIQLENLFQPEFYIHSMHIPQLHVKGFLYFLVENPKFISILKTKNRTAIEFSMSELATKYIEIITPKKEN from the coding sequence ATGGTAAAATTTTTTTGTAGCATCTTTTTCTTTATTATTTCTCAATTGTATTCTCAGAACCAAGTTCCAAGAAGAATTGAAGGGAAAGTAGCTGCTGATTTTTCTAATTTAGAAGGGATTTATGTGGTAAACACTTCTTCGGAAAAAAGTACTACCACTAATAGTGAAGGTCATTTTTCAATTGAGGCCAAAGTAGGAGAGACCTTATTGCTTTCGGCAATGAATTTTAAAGAAGTGAAAATTGTATTGTCTGAATCAGATTTCAGTAAAAAATGGTTGGTTGTTAGTATGCAACCCATAGTGAATGAGTTAAATGAGGTTATTGTTGGCAGTTCTTCTATTTCTGCTGAGTCACTTGGAATCATTCCCTACGGACAAAAAAAGTACACCCCTGCTGAAAGAAAAATTTTTACTGCAACATCTGGATTTGGAATAGATCCGATTCTAAATCTTATTTCTGGAAGAACCAATATGCTTAAAAAAGAATTGGAGATAGAAAAAAAAGAAGGCTACTTAATTCAGCTTGAAAATTTATTTCAACCCGAATTTTATATTCATTCTATGCATATACCACAGCTACACGTCAAAGGGTTTTTATATTTTCTGGTTGAAAACCCTAAGTTTATTAGTATCTTGAAAACAAAAAACCGAACAGCTATTGAGTTTTCAATGAGTGAATTGGCTACAAAATACATCGAAATCATTACGCCTAAAAAAGAGAATTAA
- a CDS encoding response regulator transcription factor, protein MKKIVIIDDEIKLREALVELFSFIGYEIFEAQDGIEGLEKIALHQPDLILCDVMMPRLDGYGFLKIHLTSKQSSIPVILLTAKTEETDELIGKQLGAKEYIKKPFSFQELKKIVEKYI, encoded by the coding sequence ATGAAGAAAATAGTAATAATTGATGATGAAATTAAATTAAGAGAAGCACTTGTAGAATTATTCTCATTTATAGGTTATGAAATATTTGAAGCGCAGGATGGAATAGAAGGTTTAGAAAAAATTGCCTTACATCAACCCGATCTTATCCTATGTGATGTAATGATGCCTAGACTTGACGGTTATGGTTTTTTAAAAATTCACTTAACATCTAAACAGTCTTCCATACCAGTTATACTATTAACAGCTAAAACAGAAGAAACTGATGAGCTAATTGGTAAACAATTAGGCGCAAAAGAATATATTAAAAAACCATTTTCGTTTCAAGAACTAAAAAAAATAGTCGAGAAATATATTTAA